The genomic window AGACGCAACTCAGGaagtgtataaatgtgtgtgtgctttgatCTGTGCAGTGAAGGCTCTCACTCATCGAGGAGGAGGAATTGTACCGACTGCTATCAAGGACGCAATGAACAAGTCTTCTTGCATCAGCTTTGACTTTACAGGAAAATTCCTGCCACCTGTCTACATTTTAGTATTCATCACTGGCATGGTGGCTAACGGACTGGGATTGAGgtcagtgctgcagaaatgGGAGAAACTGGGGAATGTCTCTGTTTTCGTTTTCAACCTTGGACTTGCAGACATTTTGTATTTGCTCACACTCCCTTTTCTGATGGTGTACTACTTCAAGGGTGATCAGTGGATCTTTGGAGAAGCCTTTTGCAAGACAACAAGATTCTTCTTCAACCTGAATTTATACGGCAGCATTGGATTCCTCACCTGTATCAGTGTGTACAGGTACTTGGCTATTGTCCATCCAATGAGGATGATGGGGAGAATAACTGTGACTCATTCTGTGGCTATCTCAGTCATGGTCTGGCTGTTGGTGAGTGTTCAAAGTCTTCCAGACATGTTCTTCCCCAAATCACCCATAAACAATACTAAGAAGTGTTTTGATACCACCTCTGAAAAGTACATTGAAGATTATCTGAAATACAGTTTGGGACGGACACTCACTGGATTTTGCATCCCCCTGTTCATCACCCTCAGCTGCTATGGACATATGATTGCTGTTCTCTGCCACAATGATAACATTGATGAAGTACTGAAACAAAGAAGCTTAAAGTTGTTATTCATCTTGAttcttctgttctctgtttGTTACATCCCCtatcatatattaaaaaatctcaACCTCTTGTCAAGACTAAGCGTAATCAAGGGGACATGTCATAAATGGTCTAATGGAGTCTATATTTGTCATCAGATAAGCCGTGGCCTTGTGTGTCTGAACAGTGCGCTCAATCCTCTAGTTTACCTGCATGTAAGTGAAGATGTTTGTTCTCAGCTCAGACAGCTACTCCAACAAGCTCGCCAAGCTGTCACTAGTCTGTACACCTCTAACCTCACGGATACTTGAAATGTGCCGATGAACATGAGGAGTACGCCTCATCTGAGACTCATCTGAGACTTTtgtaagaaacacaaaaatgttgctttttactaaaaagcaaaaataatactTAAAAAATACTTGAAAGACGAGTTATTGCATTTGTGATGTAGTTGCATGGTGTCATGCATGGGAGGTTTGCAGCTTGaatgtgtgaaaacaaacaggaTATGATGCTGCATGCTTCACTGCTGATAGAAGGTTAATGTTAACAGCATGTCACATGTATGTACACACGCTGAAAGTCAATTTTGATTAtgttgtatatactgtatatctaTACTTTGAGCATTTGAATTCAAGCCTCCTCATTGTTGTTCTGCTGTCTAACTATAATTAAATGATTTTTATTCAGATTTCCCTTATTTTTGATAGTAAGTGCATAGTGGatgctttctgtctttttatttatttttcagtaaaataaactgttttgtctagatctcatttttgtttttttatgtacaaCACATTTCCAGCAATTGaattaaatgtttcaaataTTTGAGGAAAATCAgctttgcaaatatttttaaaggtgGTAAATCAATTCAAGAATACAATTTAAGATTGCAAGAATACACAGTTGTTTTTGTGAAAGAACCGTAATGTAGTCGATTATGATATCCTCTGACTGCATTTCGTTACCTCGTACTAGTGACATGtccaatgacaataaagttgaattctattctattctattctaaaatgCCACAGGATATCTCATGTAAAATTATGGTAACACCTATATTTATTTTCCTCTCTAAGAAGTGATCGCGCAGTTTTTCCGCTCTCACCATGGGTGTATACGTTACACAGACGTTCGTTTACCACAGATAGCAAAGTAAATGCACCCCTAAAGGTTTAAAGCCTCTGAGGTTGTTATCAGAAGCAATACTACTTTATACTTTGTCATTAAAGTCGAgatattttcaaatatattgTAATTAGCAGGTCATTTGCTTTAAATTAGCAGCATCATGTTTGGAATAAAGAAAATGCTCCATTCCAGCAAAGGAACCTCATCAGACATTTTGGATAAGTAAAAGTGGCAGGTTTATGTTTTTCCCAGTCAAAAAGACTCACTCTTGATAAAACTATGACTTTTAGACAAATTTATTATGGAGATTCTGCAATTTTGCACACAACAGTAGCTGCAATTAAAACCATTTATGACCTAAAACATAATTTAACATAAGTCCTAAATATGTCATTGCCTGTGAGTCTTGATGGGTTATTTTGTGATTTCAGGCTGTTATTGAAAGTTTTAAGTTtgcttttaattattattccacagctttagttttaattattattgtagGTTGAGTTTTACTATTCTTTCTATTAATGTTCTTCCATTCTGAGTTGTGTTAGAATTATTATTCTACTTTGaattcattcatgtttttgttttcatgtagtTTCCATAGTTTTTCTTGTCACTTGGTTTAGCTTCACCTCTAATCCGAGAAGCTtattcagttctagggtcaaatggtggagagtcacaGAGCACCAGTCCAgtatttgaccctagaactgaagaagtctctcggatgagaggtgaaacgtcctCAAGCAATTTAACGAagtccagatgtttttttttccatgctccttagactacgatgacctcgATGAcggagaaccttcacagacagctttgagatgcatttgtagataaAAGGTATGTCCCAATTCATAGGCCGCATCATTCGAAGGCcaattacgtcacagccaggcgacgaaggctgtcccattTTAAAGATTCCTCCAAATGCAGctgacaaatgcgtccttcatttccctgaatttgacGGATGGGTCgagtgtgtccttcgtggcccaacctatctcagaattcatagcgcagcccagcaaATTCCAGTCTctaacaatggcggcagctacttagtttcaATATTACTCCTATTACtgtttctgggtcacaaaatacacttttagcatattttcaggtgagaatgtagctgtgtaaacttcaaatatctgtttGATTTAttaagacatcacatatttgcaaaagtgcttcgacgttttctgagacgtctgttaccaactagctcgatagctggttatagttatagttttcacacagctgaataaacgtcaaacagaaaactattaaacagaagtgtgagatggtcgagtatttactccagtgtcctgttatatatCAGTGAGCAAGGAGCAgatggctgagtttattaaactccaccgagacagctggtgatgcaaatctgaaggctcgactgtcccatttcacagcctcgcacttccagCCTTCTCGGTCTTTGAAGGACAGCCCGTGCAGACCGCAAAGGCCGGGTCCTTCGACCTATGAACTGGGACATACCTattattacgtgttttaccATCTTTAAGGTGCTAGCTTAACGTTATGGTGTAAACGTTACCTTATATTGTAATAAAGcagttactgtttaaacaaTGCCAGGACTGAAATACTATCTTCTGTCATGACTAATTAAGTTGCTAGTTGATCAAGTTACCAGTAAAATGATTCATCGCAGCCACAGATTCACAGTAAAGTTTCAGTTATCACTGTGGGACTGCTGAGTCACCTGAAGAACTGATTTCATTCATGGGGGAACTCCAGTAAGTAAGAATTCTAAAAATAGGAACCCAGACAGACAAATGCAGAATTGTGACATAAATGTCAACGTGTTAGCTGACATAGGAGGACAGCTGCATATATATGGGGTgccgtttgtaaagtgaaacatgctgacattaacggcaacatttttctacatttagctcaaaaccttacaaaaacatgtttttttcaagtcatgttttacaacatttagtaaaatatttgtaacttcttacatttaaaacacaattttacatgttaaatctaaattttaaatctaaatattatatttaaatctaaatgttagaTTGCCTAACAGCATGTCCAGCGATTTAGCTGGACATGTGCTGCGGCGATTGTGAAATGGAGACTAAATTTGCTAAATGTTAGCTAAATATTCAGTTTCctgtaacatttagatttaacatttagatttagagctaaatgtggaaaaatgttgccgttaatttcagcatgtttcactttactAACGGCGCtccatacagtggggcaaaaaagtatttagtcagccaccgattgtgcaagttcccccacttaaaatgatgacagaggtcagtaatttgcaccagaggtacacttcaactgtgagagacagaatgtgaaaaaaaaatccatgaattcacatggtaggatttgtaaagaatttattcgtaaattagggtggaaaataagtatttggtcacctcaaacaaggaaaatctctggctctcacagacctgtaacgtcttctgtaagaagcttttctgtcccccactcgttacctgtatgaatggcacctgtttgaactcatcatctgtataaaagacacctgtccacagcctcaaacagtcagactccaaactctgccatggccaagaccaaagagctttcgaaggacaccaggaaaagtattgtagacctgcacgagactgggaagagtgaatctacaataggcaagcagcttggtgtgaaaaaatcaactgtgggagcaatcatcagaaaatggaagacatacaagaccactgataatctccctcgatctggggctccacgcaagatctcatcccgtggggtcaaaatgatcatgagaacggtgagcaaagatcccagaaccacacggggggacctggtgaatgacctgcagagagctgggaccaaagtaacaaaggtcaccatcagtaacacactacaacggcagggaatcaaatcccgcagtgccagacgtgttccgctgctgaagccagtgcatgtccaggcccgtctgaagtttgccagagagcacatggatgatactgcagaggattgggagaatgtcatgtggtcagatgaaaccaaagtagaactttttggtataaactcaactcgtcgtgtttggaggaagaagaatactgagttgcatcccaagaacaccatacctactgtgaagcatgggggtggaaacatcatgctatggggctgtttttctgccaaggggacaggacgactgatccgtgttaaggacagaatgaatggggccatgtatcgtgagattttgagccaaaacctccttccatcagtgagaactttgaagatgaaacgaggctgggtcttccaacatgacaatgatccaaaacacaccgcccgggcaacaaaggagtggctccgtaagaagcatttgaaagtcctggagtggcctagccagtctccagacctcaaccccatagaaaatctgtggcgggagttgaaagtccgtgttgctcggcgacagccccaaaacatcactgctctcgagaagatctgcatggaggaatgggccaaaataccagctactgtgtgtgcaaacctggtaaagacctatagtaaacgtttgacctctgttattgccaacaaaggttatgttacaaagtattgagttgtatttttgttattgaccaaatacttattttccaccctgatttacgaaaaaattctttacaaatcctaccatgtggattcatggatttttttttttcacattctgtctctcacagttgaagtgtacctctggtgcaaattactgacctctgtcatcattttaagtgggggaacttgcacaatcggtggctgactaaatacttttttttgccccactgtacatgtagtctgaaaaacagttttgtCAGGTTTGCAGGTATATCAGCATGAGACATTTTTACATTGACGAGATTATTAAAATCTCTAATTCAGTGAAGCATTATTGGTCCAGTCTGTTTGGATAAATATAGTAAGCTGATGTATGTCCATTTATTCACACATTTTCTTAagtgcttatccagttcaggatcACAGTGGGGTTGGAGCTGGAtatgttaaataaatacaccttacaaaagttaacaataaaCCTCCATCCATGTATGTTGTTATCCACAGGATGAGAACATCAAAATGATCAAACTGGAAAACTGTGGAACAGAAGTCTTTCAGAGGAGGCTGGAGGCACTGAAAGGCTTCCCTTATAGTTCCTGGTGAATAAAAGCAGAACCGTAAAGTTTACTGGACTCCTTTACTGAGAAGCCATCCAGTAACGGAGGAACTGGTTAGAAGCTATTTTCTCGACATCCAACTCTAAATTCTGGACATATTTTTCATGCTCATCCAGCTATTTAGTAAATTCAATATCTATCAGCTATAAACTATaatacaaatataataaaatataactatCTCCTGGTATTTATAGTTTATTGATGTAAGACAAGACATCTGTTATCATATCCCATTCCTCACATATCAATGAGATGCTTTACAGGTTTGCTGTGCAGATGCATGGAAACTGTGAACCAAATGGCGTGACGAAACAGACATGAACATGACCTGCACGGAGCCTCATCGTGCGGCTGtatgaaaaacaacataaaccaAATGGCAAACATGAACTGCACAGAATCCTGAAAAACACTTAACTTGACTAGAGGGGAGGGACACAGACGACGCAACAACGAACAAAGgaagactgaggacttaaatacacacatgaggtgatcgggggaagtggagacacatgaggacacAGCTGACTCGAATGAAACACAATGACAATACAGGGGAGAGTAACACTaactacaatgaacaaagaacaccagactcttagaaaataaaacaggaaacacggaGACATAGACATGGAGAtaaaacatgacatgaacttAACGTAACCACATAGACATGAAACATAGACGCAGGAACCAGGGAGACTGAGTACAGGCGGAGATGACAGAAATAACTAAGAAATAAGGTCTGAACAGCAACCTAGAATTTAACTAGATTGAAAATGActacaaaaaatacataaaactcaaacactgggtcacacgacccagtACCATGACACATACATTATGAAATTTATGTATCCCAGAAAATTGTTTTTATCTTGTCATGGGAGACCCACACCTTCCTCCAAAGATAACTGTTAGTGcatgctaatgtttgtttttgaaaatttttcagttctgttttctaTTTCGATGACCACCTACACCCCACAATACTGTtttaaaagtgttgttttcagttCCTTTCTTTTAACATCTATGAAGTGcctgttcattttttatttaaattcgtTTGACATAAATGTTAGTTTCCTTTATGATCTTTTAATGCTTACACTAAACTGTACAGGTCTACATTAGAGACATTTCTGTTACCTATTTCTGAGACTGGGCTGCTTGACTACAATTTGGAAGTGGATGCAAAATCACATGGAGTGTGctgtagtttcttttttaatatgatGGAATGCAAACAGGAGGTATCCACTTTTGACTATGCAAAGATTATTCTGATCCCATTTCTACCCGTATCTACTGTTTCAAGATTTAACTGAATTTTGCTCAACTATAATTGTCAGGATATATATGTATTCCAGTTCACATAGGGCACAGGAATATAACAGACTTATCAAATGTTCTTTGATTGGGTACACAATATGAAGTTAATAattttcttacaaataaaactaCACTGACAAACATGAACAGCTGTGCTTATTTTTGAGACATGAATGTTTGTAAACAACTTTATCTTTCAAATGTGTTAATATTTAGACGGTGTACATTTGTAGGCTGTAATGGTGAACCTGAGGTGACGGCCAACAGAAAGTAAAtaacagaaagaaaggaaaaacaaaattgaacGAGTAATGTCTTTACCTTGTGCGGTGTGTGAAGGCTGTGCACACAATCATCCCATTCACTGTTGTAAACAGTCACTGCTAGCTAACATGACTGACCCTGTCTCCGTGGTTACgtcatatcatatatatatttaagataagatcagataactctttattgtcattgcacagtcacacatagtacaataatacaatcaaattggaaaactgtcccacgtcggcactacatacaACACGACACGACACAGTAACTTAACTTAGTAATAAAATGAAGAATAAATGTATCTATATTGCAcagtgttattattgcacattaatttttattgcaccttgttctttttgtaaatataagtattattattgtcattgttGTTACCCCCCCAAACAAGTCCAGGGAGGTGGCCAATCAGGTCCGCTGTTTGCATTGAttagggctattgccctgttgtaaagcTATCCTTGAGTCTGTTTGTccaggacctcagcagcctgaatctCCTGCCAgatggcagcagcttaaacacctgGTGttctgggtgtgtgcagtcccgtaggatactgcgtgccctcttgagacagagagtactgtacaggtccttcagggacgGAAGAGGATGCCCAATGATTTTATGGGCCATATTAATGACCTTCTGAAGTGCCTTTTTGTGTGCCGTGGTGCAGGTGGAGAACCATACACAGATGCAGTATGTCAGTACACTTTCAAGGGAGCAGCAGTAGAAGAtaatcagcagctccttcttcaggtccatttttctgaggattctcagaaagtggaaaTTCTGTTGGGCCTTCTTCAAAACCGCAGAGGTGTTTGAGCTCCATtagaggtctgtgtctatgtgcgcacccagaaacttgaaactggagaccctttccacacactccccgttgatgctgacaggctgcagcccAGACTTCCTCCTTCTAaagtcaactaccagttcttttgtcttggtggcattgaggtccaggttgttgtATACACAGCAATgtgacagcctctgaacttcagtTCTGTACGCCGTCCCGTCTCCCCCAGAGATAAGCCCCACCacggtggtatcatctgcaaacttaatgactGCGTTGTCTGGGTTggaactaacacagtcatgtgtgtacagagtgtacagttGGGGACTCAACTGTACACAACCTTGTGGGGAGCTaaggctgagggctgaggaaagatgaggccccactcCAACTCTCTGGACACAGTCTGACAGTCTCTGATCCAGGCAGCAGGTGGTAGAAGGAAGTAGGATATCCAGCAGTTTAACTATTAGCCTGTCTGGGAGTGCTgtattgaaagcagagctaaagttaacaaagagcagcctggcTCTTAGCTATGGAAACAGCTTCCAAAGATACCACCATagctctctgcagctgtaacagATTCACTGTTTGCTAATCATTTCATATTTTTGATAGTTATGAGGAAAGACAATGTTTTTTAGGTCATGCTAGGTGGTTGCTGTAGACAAGGGTGGACGGTGAGTCCGATTCCTGTTATTTGCTGTCTGTGGGCTGTGTTGCAGTGGCGACAGCCTGCTGTAACTCAAATTCAAACCCAATTTGTCCTTTAAGAAAAGGCATTTTATAGCTGCTCATGACACACAGGGACATAAAGCACTTTGCCTCACCATGATAATGCAGCTTTACTAAAACCTTTAAAGTATctgatttaaaatagaaaaaatgaaGCAACCAGAGGTTTAATGATAATGACTCAGGGGTCTATAGTTCACATTTTATAGTCTCTTTGACTCTTTGTAGATTCATATTATTCACTGAAGTGGGTTTTAGAATGCAATTCGCATT from Astatotilapia calliptera chromosome 20, fAstCal1.2, whole genome shotgun sequence includes these protein-coding regions:
- the LOC113013487 gene encoding P2Y purinoceptor 1-like, producing MNKSSCISFDFTGKFLPPVYILVFITGMVANGLGLRSVLQKWEKLGNVSVFVFNLGLADILYLLTLPFLMVYYFKGDQWIFGEAFCKTTRFFFNLNLYGSIGFLTCISVYRYLAIVHPMRMMGRITVTHSVAISVMVWLLVSVQSLPDMFFPKSPINNTKKCFDTTSEKYIEDYLKYSLGRTLTGFCIPLFITLSCYGHMIAVLCHNDNIDEVLKQRSLKLLFILILLFSVCYIPYHILKNLNLLSRLSVIKGTCHKWSNGVYICHQISRGLVCLNSALNPLVYLHVSEDVCSQLRQLLQQARQAVTSLYTSNLTDT